AAAAGTAACTTACAATACTGTGTGTGTACAGGGTAAATTTTGCCTTTGCCCCTGTTTATTTTCGCCCATTCCACCTTTATCAGAAATGGGCAAATTTGAAACTGGGTGAATAGAGattcattcatttcttaaaagtaggaAAAAATGACTTTGAACCAATTTAAATTTCAGCATGCAAGATAATTTTTTATTGCACTTGGATGAAATTATCATGTGGCAAAAATTTCCCTGTATACATACAGTACTTACTTTCATTCTTAATTTCAAATTCCTTAAAAATTAATGTCTAAATAGTTTATTGCtaaaaacttttaacatttctCTAACCAGATTTTTGTGTATTTGGAACCTTTCTCCCATATGATTTAATCTACTAATATCTGtgtatcacaaatttagacatcATATGATGGTaataatttgtttaaaattctaTTTCAAAGCCAACTCCGAAAGCAAAACTTGGAGCCAAGGCCCTGAAATACCTAAAGAAAGGGCAAGCCATTGATGATCAAGTGATCGTAGATATACTCATAGAAACAATCAGGTAAGAACAGAAAACTCCATCTTCAGTTGCAGGCCtgtaggagggggggggggggtgttaaaatgCCCTAATATACTCTTGGACAAATTTTCTCTATGAGTTAAGTTTTCTCTCTCGAAAAGTGGCCCCCTATTCCCTACTTCTTACaggttttcattgaattaacaAAATTATTGAGTTACAGAAGCTTATAGATATCACAAGCATGAttcaaacaaaaaatggatTTACCTTTTATGTGGAGCTTCTGTTACTTTTGCTTATCAGTTACTGATGTAAAGCTGGGTAGTTAAATTCAATCTCAATTACACTCTCACaaatattttgcaaattatttctttgtttatcATATTGTGCCCCAGATATTAATCGTATATGAATGGCCTAATTTATTCAATGTAATTTTAGAAACAGTAATATCTGCTGCACTAATGAGAACCTTTTTAATGATTGTGGGAATTTGTTTTTAGATGGATTCCTGAAGAAACTGGTTGGGTGATAGATGGTTTTCCCACCAATCTCTACCAGGCCAAAGTTCTAGAGAAAGCCCTGACTGGATTTGCTGCTGGTGATAAAAAAGGTGACAAATCAACCGCAAAAATGAAGAAATCTAACCTTGTCAAAGATCCTCGTCCGACCCCGCCAGCCCCAGAACCTGCCAGTGGCCTGGATGTGGTCATCAACTTCGAGGTTCCTGATGACCTGTGTCTTAAGAGGTCTGCTGGCCGATTGTGTAAGTAGCTTGATGCATCCTATATTTTCAGTACATACTAGTGTGATTATACTTTTTAGTGGTTGTGAAATGCATTAGATAAGATAGACAAGTTTCATTTGGAGTCAATATTATACCTGCAACAGAActacatgtagaatgtacctttGAATTAGTGATACAATGTAATATAAGTTTTCTGATTCTGGTTTATTTGTATCTCCTTTCAGATGGGATGCAAGCCAATGAACAGTACCACCAGGAATTCAAACCACCACCAGAGGGTAGTATGACAGGGGTAGGAAAACAGGAACAGGTAGTCCCCATTCAGGATATGTCACATGACCAGGATCAAATTCAACAAAGGTATAATTCATGTCATTTGTTGTTTTGTATGCTGCTATTCATGTTATTTCCTGGACAATGCAGATGGATGATTTTATAACTTTCTAATCTGTTAACCAACTTTTAAGGATAACAAGACATTTGGACTCTTGGCCAAAGATTGAGAAGTGGTACAATAAGTTTGGAGTGCTGGCTCATGTAGATGCTTCTCAGGGAGCACGCTCTGTTTATTTAGAAGTGGAGAAAATCCTAGAGGATACACTGGCCAAggtaaaaatatatcaaaagatggAAGTATgctttatttgcaaatacaaatcTATCAAgttcaaaacaaattaaaatagaTCTAAAACAGAAGCAAGGTAGGCACATAAATTTCATCAGATTATTTTGaggttaatgtttttgaaataattttttagaAATGGATCAGAAAATTATATGATGAATATTGTTACGAATGTGCAAtgtattaaacaaaataatttttgaagtAACATTTCCATGAAAAAACCCATCCATATCAAAAGTTTACTGTTGTATTGAAAACATCGTGTTGGTTTCCTTCAGCTTCAAGGAATTGGAGTGGAGCCAGAGCCTGTCCCAGAACCAGTGGAGGAAAAGAAAGAAGAGGTAAGAGAAAGCACTTCTTATCACAATTAACCAGCAAAACCCAGTTATTCTGCTGCCTGGCTagagaagaaaatttaaaaccacCATACTAAACTAAGggaaaacatcaaacttacATTGACATTTTTCATTACCAAGTAAAATGATTTCTGTTTATACAGCCACCTGCACCACCTCCAGAACCTCCAAAAGAGGAACCACCACCGGAGGAGAAAACATCCAGATCATCATCCAGAAAAGGTAAGCTGAAAGTAGAAGTAGTGAACAGAAATGGTAATGCTACACAGTTAAACTATAACTGTTctaattaaaaaagattttattaCTTACGGCTGAAGATAAACTCTCATTCTGTAGAGCAAAGGAGATCAAATACAAATAGAACAGCATTCAATTTACTAATGATACAATTTAGACTATGGGGCCATGTATAAATCTCACTTTTATAAAAGGAACATATTGTGGTTTGATGGCCCCAGAATCAgatgttaattattttcattctatcTTTATGGTAAATACAGGATCAGGAAAGAAATCTCGACCATCTTCATCCAGAAGTAAATCGCCCAAAGATAAAAAGGGTCGAGATAAGAGCTCCTCTCCCAAACGGAGCGCCAATAGTAAGAAGTCCGAGGCAGGAAGTAAGAAAGGAAGCAGAGGTGAGACATTCTCCTGCCTGTGGAAGAAATTCTTCAGCATTGTTGAACATTTTTTTATGCAACTTTTTTATTAtctgcattttgattggctaaatGCACTGAGATTTGAGGTAGTTAATCAATCGAGCTGCAACGGGACATAATTGAAGCTTTTGTTAGTAGAATAATGCAAAAAtgtcaaatgtaaatatttttgtgattcatTGAAACGAATTTTGCTACCAATACCAAAGAAGAAGACAGTTATTCCCTAATTTGTTTTCTCGGTCAGCAATGGACCCTTAAAATAAAGCAAGGATTAGGTTCACATTCGGTTAGAAGATATTTGTcgaaaaattattaaaaatgaattttaatttgatgaaaGACATGGAACAATTGGCATTGCAGTAGGTTACTGAAAAACAGAACACAAACATGCTCTACTTATATTGAAATGAATATCATTCTCCAAGGTTAGCAAATTAAATCTTAAAAAAAGCAAGCAAGTTTTACTTTCAACAAACTACAATGATTTTTTCCTTGGCACTTCTTTTTCTGTCATATCTTGCTGTATTTATATGCTTTGTGATATTTAATGTGGTGCTGTTTATTAGGTTCATCACCAAAGTCAAAGAAAGGGTCTGGTAAGAAGGGTAAGACCCCTGAACCAGAACCAGAACCGGAACCACAAGAACCAACGGGTCCACCCCCACCAGAACCGGGATCAGAGGAGTGGGAATTTGTCAATCTGCCTCTTGAAAAAGTAAGagttaatttctttttattccaGAGCAAATATTCACAGTTTAAAGACTGGATTGGCAAAAAATGTTAATAAGAATTCTATTGTGAGATTTTTGATTATTGTttgtaatgaaatatcaaaactgtCTTGTACTCTCACATTGTAGAAAGATACTTGCATGAAATGGTGAATTTTTATGAGTTTTCAGTCCATGTTTATTGTAAATTTGGAGGCTCTTCACTCCAGTCTCATATTTGCTGTATTAATGAAAGATTTCTTTCCCCTTTAACAGGAACTGGCAGAAGTTTTGGCTAAATACTGGGAGAATGTGGAAAAAACTTATGTTGGGAACAGTAAACATGTTTTCCGTAAGCtgagagaggaaagagagaACATCTACAGATACTTCTTTCAGATCAAGTATGCCATTTATCTATAActgttacattttttaaatgccTTTGATAATAGACTGCCTTATCTTTTTGGGTGAAGAAATAAATACTGCAATTCACAAAATGTgcttttacaaataattgaagagTTTGAATTTAAAAGGTTTTCAATTCATTCCGTAATTTTGCGTCTGAATTATTTGTGTCTGTTTTGTAGAAAGGACTATCTTGCTTATCTACGTCGACCAGACAATAAGGAGGTTTATGTTAACCAATGGCAAAAGGTCAGTCTAATTTGATTAAATAGTCAGGTTGATGTTTAAAGCATATCAGATATTAATAGAAGATACACTCTGCCCTTCTCAATATAAGCCAAAAATTACGTACGTACACTACCCGATTATGATAGGAAATATTTCATTCCCCTCTCTGGCAATGTTAAACTTTCAGTATGTGTAACAGAGACTGGTTTATGCCTCTGCTGAGGATTGAACCCGGTACCTCTGACACAACAGAGCTCTACCAATCGAGCTAAAGGGTTAGCCCACCAGCCAGATCTAGTAGGAAGACTGTGTATCAAACATCCCTATCTATAAGTTGTTAGCAGTTTCCATCATCAAAGAAGTAGCATAGATCATCCCTTACACATATATACCACATTACAGTTGTGGTACATGTCTATATGAGATACTATACTGTGATTAGGATACAATATCTGATCTTTTTGTACTTACTATATACATAGCGATATGCACCATACAAATAAGATACAATATCTGACCCTTTTGTACTTGCTGTATATATTATGTTGTAAAATTATATAGAGTTATATGTTACCCATCAAacataaaaatgatgaaaataaagctAGTAAAAAATCTTCCTCCTGAGATAAATTAACAGGGATCATTGTTAGCAATGTCATTTGACGGTGAGaaagttatatatgaaatacGTATCATTATGAACCAGTTGCTatgcatatcatatatatgtcgGCTCATTTATGAACATTACTCGTCGCTAAAAGGTTTTCTCATTGGCAATTCTCAAATAAATTTAGATTAGTGGCTACTAAAAGTTAGTCTTGTATCAGGTAATTGATAATTGTAATTGGTTCTCCTGTTACAGGAATATAATGATGTACCAGATGACATGCGAGAGGACGAAGAAACCAAAGCAGAACTTCACCAACGGGTGGATGACCTCAGGGTCAAATTATGGGACATCTGTGATGAACGCAAGGCACAGGCTGAGAAGGAAAGGCAGGCCATCATGGACGACGGTTGGTTGGACGATCGACTGGGACTGCTCAGTAATTTCTACTTGACTCAGATGCAGGGTGAAGTTGACAGATACCAGGATACAGTTCGAATGTTGAAAGATTATTATAAAGGCATGGATGGACACTATCCTGAGGAACTCAATACTAACTTTTCCAGGATTCCTCTCATTGAGGTAGTTTTTGAAATTGTGTCTTAAGAGTTTATTGCCTAGGAAAAGAAAACTTTGACATGATAATAATCAAATCATGGAcataattttatcaatatccAAACTTTATACCCCTTCAAACTAGCAAATGAAGGTAAGGGAAAAACAACTGTCTACCTGTGAAAATTTTCACTAGAGAAATATTAGAACCATACACAAAAAACTTTGTCATGAAATCTGATCAAGGTCACAtaaattatgaatgaaaatcctGCTAAGGTCAtaattttttacaaaataagTTTTAACACGATGATGGCTGGTTAGAAAGATGTTATGATCGTCATCATGCGTCATTGCACcataaataaattgtaaaattctgACTTTGATTTTGTATTAGATGTCAGACACAGCTTACAAATAGAGTGGATACCATTACTATGACTCGGGGTCATGTTGAAAAGGTCTAGGTCACAGGAGTTTGAAGTACATCCTTTACTGTGTACAGAAATtgttgaatatctgcaaaatctGCATGTCTCTTGATTGTTTCTAAAGCTTCCAGTGGAGAGAGCTGAGTCTCCTGATAAATCTGAGAGTGAGACAGCATCCAACCCACCCCCAGCAGAGGAGAGAAGAGACAGTGCTAAATCAGACCGTCCCAAGTCTGGTCGCTCAAAATCTGGTCGTTCTAAATCACCAAAATCCCCGAAGGAAAGGAAATCCAGAACTCCCTCCGCCAAGAAACGAGACAAGAGCAAGGAAAAGAAAGAAGCAAGTGATCAAACACCAGCGGATGAGACAGGCAAAAAGAAGTAAGAGAtgcttgaaaaacaaaatgctcAAATTGGAGAGTAAACTCTTTTATGAAGTGCCTATTCTTGGAGTCAAATTGTTCTCTGGCAGCATTTTCTTTCGTTTAAAGTACATTGTAGTTATTGTCCATTTTCTGTTCATTCAATTGCTTGTCATTCTCCCAAAGCGTTAAGAATTGTGTaggtaaaggggagtaactctGTCCACAATTTTCTCTATGGTCCCGTCAAATAAATACCAGAACAGATATATGTGTTTATTAGGAAGATGCAACAAAACAAATACCAGAACACATTTATGTATATGGATTAATAAGGAATATGCAATGTTTTCAGAATCCCCTTGGTGCCCAGGAGACCTGTATCTCCTGATCCAGATTCCAAAGCAGCAGGTGCTGGTAAGGACAAGAAAGACAAGAAACCAGGAAAGAAAGATGATGGTGGAACAGAGAGTCCTGCACCTCCAATGGATCCGGATGAGAAACTCCTCTTTGATGGCTTCCTGTCAGGCTCTAATGCTCTCGCTACGATTGTAAGTTTTTTGTATGATTCAactaatgtttaaaaaatttatttcatttgttcAAGTAGTATCTCAAGACAGAAATCAAAATGCATTGAATGAAAACTatagaatattgtatatatatggttataaaatttgaatttgtaGCTACAAGGTGAGCATGCTGCCAGGGAGGCAGAGGAGGAAGCAGATCGAAGGAGAGAAGAAGAGCAAGAACGAGAGAAAGCAGCTGCCGCTCAAAAAGCAGCTGCAGGAAACAAAAAAGGGGGTAAAAAGGGCAAAAGTagaagcccttcacccaagaagaAAAAGGATGATTCCGCATCTACTCCAACTCCAGGTATGTATAGCTTTGAAGATGTTTAGATAATTTGTTTATGAATACTTtcagatattttatcaaaataatattatcaaatgatacCTAGTTTAACATTTCATATATTATCCACTTTCAATTCCATAGTTTCATCAGAGGAGTTGAGTGAAGAGGACAAACAAAAGAAAGAACAGAGAGAAAGAATGAGACAGGAGTTTTATTTTGCCATTCAGGAAGAAGGTATGATTATGTAGTAGTAGGTTGTAGCATCATTCCCTGGTAGTTTTAGCTGTCTGAACACCTTTGTTGTATACACTGTAATCTTGACATCAAAGGCACAGATAACCTAGCTTTCTCATAATGATGGCACAGTAAAACAGTACACTTTCCAGCACTGCAGAAAAACATGTTATCTTGGGGTAAAATTTCTGTAGTTTGAGAAAAATAAGCATGTTCCTGAGGGTTGTTACTCTTTGATGTTCAAGTGGAAGATCTAAACACATGATAAGATTCATAccatgaaaacaacaaaattaaacTCTGATTAAAGTATGttgttttacaatattttatttaaaaatgcaaTAAATAATGCAAATTAAAGTCAATTGTAAAAAGGGTTGATTTTGTTCTAACAAGAATTACTAATCTCACTATAAATTAAGTATTTTCACGTAAATAAAGGAACATTTCTGTCAAATTCTTACAGAAACTGCTGCTAAAAAGAGATTAGAGTTGATTAAGAGCCATGGCATTGGAGTGTTACAAGATCTGAAGTCTAAAGCAGATAATTCCTACAAAGAAATGAATGACTGGCTGGGAGCAAGGTTCTTGAAAGAAATGGAGAGGTAAGCAATATGCATTTTACAAaccaagtacatgtaatatgtctCCAGAATCATTTAGACATTTGATATCCCTAGAATTTCCAGTAGTTTCATTCAAAATCGAATGTCAATCTTAtaaaaatgtaccagtgtatgtTTTCAAAAGTAAGACTTGGATTCTAATGAATCTGGCATGAGTCTATTCAGAGTTTTCTAATAATTTTGTAagaataatctttaaaaaaaatgatttaaagaatGTGTTTTCCCCCTGCAGCATTGATCAGATGTCTGAGGCTATCCGATATGCCATTGAAAAGCGACAGAAATTAAAAGAAGAGCTTGTGCTGCAACAAGAAGATTTTCTTATCAACACTGTAAGTAAAAGCAAGCTAAATCAAATATAATTACTAACAGAAACCATGCCcctaaatgattttttaaaaacttgcatcttttttgttttttctacaGGAGTTGAAGGTGTTGCGTTCTCCAAGCCCAGCCCCTCCTCCTGTCATACAGGAAGTGGTCATGCCTGAGCATTTTACTGTTAGTCAGTTACTGAACCTATATCAACAGGTACAGAAGccttttaatttgattttttccttctatttaaacatgttcaaaaacaaTTGTGTGCCAAATAGTTGACTATTAACTTTGAACATACTGTAAAAATCGCAATTCTTGTGAGGTAAGATTTTTGCGTTATGAGAAATTTAAGTCTGATCATGGGGGTGGGGTGTTTGACTTTGTGGTTGAAGAGGTTGTCTTTTATGATAGATTACATTTCCCTTTATGTGAAGAATAGGAATTCATAGGTGTTGTCATTCTCTGAAAACAATGAATGTTAAGCTCCACAAACAATGAATAatcataattgatataaaatgtattttaggTTAGCAAATCTATAAATACTATAAGTCTATTTTAACATACAAAAGTTTGGACACTGGATCCTTTGGGATTGCACCCTATGTActgtaatataataattttcttgTTATTTGACAGTTCACAGCCACAGGTCCTACTGGGGTCATGTCTAAGCAGTCCTTTGTAGAGACTTTTGAGAATATGGTGTCTGTTGCATTTGGAATGGAGCAACTTCCAGATATATGGATGAATATCTCCCCTCAGCAGGTACTTTTGCAGTCCTCATCATTAATAAAGATGTGGGAGGGAATATTAAATTCTTTTCATGTTTATGTGTTTTTGGTGTCCTAGATCATATATCTTAGAAAGTTAATAAAATCATTTGTCTAGTTTGAAAAAAGGGATGTCATTATGATTTCATTCCATCAGGTACAAGAAATTGCAAATGGGCTGTCAGCTAATGTGGAATATGTGGATTGGCGTCGGTTCCTGATTGCCATAGCCCAGCCTCTGCCATCACCCACACAAACAGAACTTCTGGAGACCTTGCAAAAGTTCAAAACAATGGACCAAAAATCTACAGGCTTTGTTACTAGGGAACAATATGATAGGGTTAGTACACTGGAAAAAAAGATTTGGCAGATTTGAAGTCCAATCAATAGACAgtttatattctttatttccaaTGCCTGTTTACTATAATGTAGTAGTCAGGTGGGTTTGATTACTGGTGGCCACATAGCTCAGATGTTAGAGCAGAGATccgggttgatgtcttcaaggtaAAGACCTTTAAGGAAGGAGAAATGTAGCGGTCAGACAAGTTTGATCACTGGTGACCATATAGCTCAATTGGTTGCTAGAGcatctgactagagattcaggaggCCCGGGTTTGAATCACTGTTCCattacattttctcccttcctgttacatatatatactacaCCCAAGCAATGcattcatataaaattttatttttcagatgGACATTTGGTTTGGCAGCCAGTCCATGAAAGATGAGGAGTTTGACCGGTCAGCAAAACTAAAGGCAgctttgtttgatttctttgcTGACCACAGTAAAACACCACCAGTTATGAATTACGTTAGCATGGTATGACAGTGTGAttgttatttgaaatattttcaaatgcttGACATCTGTAGCATAAAAGTTCCATTTAAATAAAGTCACCAGTGTTGTTATTGTCTCAACATGTATCAAAAGGCCCTCAGTTTACAATGTGAAAAACACCATAAAAAAGGATCGAATGTGTGTAGATTACAATTCAGgcacatttttattatttccgAATATTTTTACTCCAGGTGATCTCTTGAAATTTAGTAGAACTCTCATTTGATTCTGTTTTGTATCTGTAGCTGATGTACTTCAGTGCTTCTCCGAATGCCAGTGAGGGGTTCCTCCGAGCACTAAGTGTAACCTCTGGCACACATATGCCACGACTACCTCGTCCTGAGTTAAGGGCCCCCAGCAGATCTGACAGGTATTTAGACACATATTTCAGTACTTTTCAATTAAAATACACTTGCATCAAATATTAGGACATTTTTCTGAATGACTGTATTAAAACTGCACATTGACTCAGGAAGAGAAATTTTGTAatgctgatatatatatgtCTATATAATGTACGATAGCTtatctgagctgaaagctcaaatgagcttttctgatcaagatTTATTCAGCGTCTGTCACTCTGTTTGTCAggtgtaaactttttacatttttatcttctcaagaaccaatttAAGGGTCAATCTTAGGTAatggggattttttttaaaatgaaaggtCATGCCCTCTTTTAATGGGAGCTAACTAATTCTTCTCCACAACCACTCAACGAAAAAAAAGAAGCCAAAATTGAGAAAGCTTCTTCATATAATGAACAACCAAATTTGTTCAAAGCAAGAGTCCTGTACCAgtatggggctacaatagggttcaaagttttaaataagaatataa
This genomic window from Ostrea edulis chromosome 4, xbOstEdul1.1, whole genome shotgun sequence contains:
- the LOC125670434 gene encoding sperm flagellar protein 2-like isoform X3, yielding MTDILCKWLNDELDITQQVDQVNFAREFASGYLIGEVLNKYQLQSDFDQFSQSKTADSKLNNFTRIEPVLHLLGIPFDTNVARDVMTEKHGVATRLMYQLYVALNNKKKANLTGVAMETMRPAAPAKLNAVETGIYKERLKHATPRQTDLNLEALVQTFHEKQIEMEKVAFADRFREQERIKQQQQDQRRALLARSQRLREKQSEIVAKIQAATVNIPKPPPEQTAKAIQRRREIRRRREASETVDAISQFEDKMKMILPPSKDDDGEVIDVQYILTRDEDRLMDAIELIKPASNDDYIGKIRKRLHEDESARAEREKRRRKVLVDQMKAHESQEEARREEMLVNRLMRQSQQERRIAVQLLQARHEKEIIRKNRIIREKQYEERRLKDFEDALNRESEMARLAKLEYEEQTKKDQELHDKIAAERAEARYTKHYESCNEVVNQLVDFACKVAEYRELTEKLVPAKLMREWKSLFIAGKPLYEQAPPPESTEPSPEQILEEERQALLDEGDFGEYKTMTGEWQPPDSGEVTQPPRDNPITGHVIQRLFNMVSPPTPPPPPPEFPAFPIRACVLGKVFSGKSTVVQQLAKEHRLQVLDVDTLVSEAVQAHENGETMAVQEPEVEEIKDAAPSDQALQPAGITINIRAPTGEGSITLPETDVAPPSDNQTEEVPKTDPDPTAPPATEQPQPQELPPPSPLKRTKSKLSKEKKLVPDEPEPTPKAKLGAKALKYLKKGQAIDDQVIVDILIETIRWIPEETGWVIDGFPTNLYQAKVLEKALTGFAAGDKKGDKSTAKMKKSNLVKDPRPTPPAPEPASGLDVVINFEVPDDLCLKRSAGRLYGMQANEQYHQEFKPPPEGSMTGVGKQEQVVPIQDMSHDQDQIQQRITRHLDSWPKIEKWYNKFGVLAHVDASQGARSVYLEVEKILEDTLAKLQGIGVEPEPVPEPVEEKKEEPPAPPPEPPKEEPPPEEKTSRSSSRKGSGKKSRPSSSRSKSPKDKKGRDKSSSPKRSANSKKSEAGSKKGSRGSSPKSKKGSGKKGKTPEPEPEPEPQEPTGPPPPEPGSEEWEFVNLPLEKELAEVLAKYWENVEKTYVGNSKHVFRKLREERENIYRYFFQIKKDYLAYLRRPDNKEVYVNQWQKEYNDVPDDMREDEETKAELHQRVDDLRVKLWDICDERKAQAEKERQAIMDDGWLDDRLGLLSNFYLTQMQGEVDRYQDTVRMLKDYYKGMDGHYPEELNTNFSRIPLIELPVERAESPDKSESETASNPPPAEERRDSAKSDRPKSGRSKSGRSKSPKSPKERKSRTPSAKKRDKSKEKKEASDQTPADETGKKKIPLVPRRPVSPDPDSKAAGAGKDKKDKKPGKKDDGGTESPAPPMDPDEKLLFDGFLSGSNALATILQGEHAAREAEEEADRRREEEQEREKAAAAQKAAAGNKKGGKKGKSRSPSPKKKKDDSASTPTPVSSEELSEEDKQKKEQRERMRQEFYFAIQEEETAAKKRLELIKSHGIGVLQDLKSKADNSYKEMNDWLGARFLKEMESIDQMSEAIRYAIEKRQKLKEELVLQQEDFLINTELKVLRSPSPAPPPVIQEVVMPEHFTVSQLLNLYQQFTATGPTGVMSKQSFVETFENMVSVAFGMEQLPDIWMNISPQQVQEIANGLSANVEYVDWRRFLIAIAQPLPSPTQTELLETLQKFKTMDQKSTGFVTREQYDRMDIWFGSQSMKDEEFDRSAKLKAALFDFFADHSKTPPVMNYVSMLMYFSASPNASEGFLRALSVTSGTHMPRLPRPELRAPSRSDSNPDIVEDHSPSPPTPVDIPDDAINAKVPLEALYQVLHHGENASGDSHRFSVSADPEDATSMEKLSSVYQELGSENLEPLCYKVLVEHPLIQDVMTACQTFKSLDIRGILNNPAHDVDLHSTKTLE
- the LOC125670434 gene encoding sperm flagellar protein 2-like isoform X4, with translation MTDILCKWLNDELDITQQVDQVNFAREFASGYLIGEVLNKYQLQSDFDQFSQSKTADSKLNNFTRIEPVLHLLGIPFDTNVARDVMTEKHGVATRLMYQLYVALNNKKKANLTGVAMETMRPAAPAKLNAVETGIYKERLKHATPRQTDLNLEALVQTFHEKQIEMEKVAFADRFREQERIKQQQQDQRRALLARSQRLREKQSEIVAKIQAATVNIPKPPPEQTAKAIQRRREIRRRREASETVDAISQFEDKMKMILPPSKDDDGEVIDVQYILTRDEDRLMDAIELIKPASNDDYIGKIRKRLHEDESARAEREKRRRKVLVDQMKAHESQEEARREEMLVNRLMRQSQQERRIAVQLLQARHEKEIIRKNRIIREKQYEERRLKDFEDALNRESEMARLAKLEYEEQTKKDQELHDKIAAERAEARYTKHYESCNEVVNQLVDFACKVAEYRELTEKLVPAKLMREWKSLFIAGKPLYEQAPPPESTEPSPEQILEEERQALLDEGDFGEYKTMTGEWQPPDSGEVTQPPRDNPITGHVIQRLFNMVSPPTPPPPPPEFPAFPIRACVLGKVFSGKSTVVQQLAKEHRLQVLDVDTLVSEAVQAHENGETMAVQEPEVEEIKDAAPSDQALQPAGITINIRAPTGEGSITLPETDVAPPSDNQTEEVPKTDPDPTAPPATEQPQPQELPPPSPLKRTKSKLSKEKKLVPTPKAKLGAKALKYLKKGQAIDDQVIVDILIETIRWIPEETGWVIDGFPTNLYQAKVLEKALTGFAAGDKKGDKSTAKMKKSNLVKDPRPTPPAPEPASGLDVVINFEVPDDLCLKRSAGRLYGMQANEQYHQEFKPPPEGSMTGVGKQEQVVPIQDMSHDQDQIQQRITRHLDSWPKIEKWYNKFGVLAHVDASQGARSVYLEVEKILEDTLAKLQGIGVEPEPVPEPVEEKKEEPPAPPPEPPKEEPPPEEKTSRSSSRKGSGKKSRPSSSRSKSPKDKKGRDKSSSPKRSANSKKSEAGSKKGSRGSSPKSKKGSGKKGKTPEPEPEPEPQEPTGPPPPEPGSEEWEFVNLPLEKELAEVLAKYWENVEKTYVGNSKHVFRKLREERENIYRYFFQIKKDYLAYLRRPDNKEVYVNQWQKEYNDVPDDMREDEETKAELHQRVDDLRVKLWDICDERKAQAEKERQAIMDDGWLDDRLGLLSNFYLTQMQGEVDRYQDTVRMLKDYYKGMDGHYPEELNTNFSRIPLIELPVERAESPDKSESETASNPPPAEERRDSAKSDRPKSGRSKSGRSKSPKSPKERKSRTPSAKKRDKSKEKKEASDQTPADETGKKKIPLVPRRPVSPDPDSKAAGAGKDKKDKKPGKKDDGGTESPAPPMDPDEKLLFDGFLSGSNALATILQGEHAAREAEEEADRRREEEQEREKAAAAQKAAAGNKKGGKKGKSRSPSPKKKKDDSASTPTPVSSEELSEEDKQKKEQRERMRQEFYFAIQEEETAAKKRLELIKSHGIGVLQDLKSKADNSYKEMNDWLGARFLKEMESIDQMSEAIRYAIEKRQKLKEELVLQQEDFLINTELKVLRSPSPAPPPVIQEVVMPEHFTVSQLLNLYQQFTATGPTGVMSKQSFVETFENMVSVAFGMEQLPDIWMNISPQQVQEIANGLSANVEYVDWRRFLIAIAQPLPSPTQTELLETLQKFKTMDQKSTGFVTREQYDRMDIWFGSQSMKDEEFDRSAKLKAALFDFFADHSKTPPVMNYVSMLMYFSASPNASEGFLRALSVTSGTHMPRLPRPELRAPSRSDSNPDIVEDHSPSPPTPVDIPDDAINAKVPLEALYQVLHHGENASGDSHRFSVSADPEDATSMEKLSSVYQELGSENLEPLCYKVLVEHPLIQDVMTACQTFKSLDIRGILNNPAHDVDLHSTKTLE